A part of Terriglobia bacterium genomic DNA contains:
- a CDS encoding porin, giving the protein MIPSAALQPPTKSGTLSGFAALPTQPGLSTANIVPTPDGRFHLLDTYVTWNATSKLTLVGEADYVINRSFERSAPAHVTGGAAYAHYQLTPKVALTARAEYLSDRGGLFSGVTQALKETTFTTEYRLAEGFLMRGEWRRDFSNQPFFLTDLANVLKKERNTATLGLIWWWGQKQGTW; this is encoded by the coding sequence ATGATCCCGAGCGCCGCTCTTCAACCTCCAACTAAAAGCGGGACACTCTCCGGTTTTGCGGCGTTGCCGACACAGCCCGGACTATCGACAGCCAACATTGTGCCTACTCCGGACGGACGCTTCCACCTGCTCGACACTTATGTCACATGGAATGCCACGTCAAAGCTCACCCTCGTGGGGGAAGCCGATTACGTCATCAACCGTTCGTTCGAGCGCTCCGCGCCGGCGCACGTCACAGGCGGTGCAGCATACGCGCATTATCAACTCACACCTAAGGTGGCTCTAACGGCTCGGGCTGAATACCTGTCGGATCGTGGCGGCCTGTTCAGCGGGGTAACGCAAGCGCTGAAAGAGACCACCTTCACTACCGAATACCGTCTCGCCGAGGGGTTCCTGATGCGCGGCGAATGGAGACGCGATTTCTCCAACCAGCCGTTTTTTCTCACCGACCTTGCCAATGTGCTGAAGAAGGAACGGAACACCGCGACTCTCGGGTTGATCTGGTGGTGGGGACAAAAACAAGGGACATGGTAG
- the kdpF gene encoding K(+)-transporting ATPase subunit F, with protein sequence MHLESAIMLAVSALMTVYLVYALLRPEKF encoded by the coding sequence ATGCATCTGGAATCAGCAATCATGCTTGCCGTCAGCGCGCTGATGACCGTGTACCTGGTCTACGCGCTGTTGCGGCCGGAGAAGTTCTGA
- the kdpA gene encoding potassium-transporting ATPase subunit KdpA, with the protein MTANGWLQIVVFLLLVLAVTKPLGVYMARVFNRERTFMDPVLRPLERLLYRVTGVDEDHEMRWTEYAVAMLLFSLVSMVVLYLMQRLQGYLPFNPQKMGAVSPPALAFNTAASFTTNTNWQNYGGESTMSYFTQMAGLAYHNFISAAVGIALAIAFIRGVARRQMETIGNFWVDMVRSCLWVLLPFCIVGALVLVSQGVVQNLKPYDTVKLVEPQQVQKLDANAKPVLGPDGKPVMDVVTEQTIAQGPVASQEIIKELGTNGGGFFNANSSHPFENPTPLSNLIELVSIFAIGSGLTYTLGRMTGSPRHGWAVWAAMAILFVAGVTVAYWAEARGNPLYPAAVAQHANSSQPGGNMEGKDVRFGIANTALWATVTTDASCGAINGWHDSFTPLGGMVPLVNIMLSEVIFGGVGAGMYGMLIYIVLAVFIAGLMVGRTPEYLGKKIEGYDVKMAMLVVLVFPLVILVFTAISAVKPFGTSSILNAGPHGLSEILYSFTSQAGNNGSAFAGLTTNTLWYNTAGAFTMLIGRFLMIIPMLAIAGNLARKKYVPPSLGTFPVTTPLFTVLLIGVILIVGALTFFPALSLGPILEHLLMGAGKTF; encoded by the coding sequence ATGACAGCCAACGGATGGCTACAGATTGTCGTTTTCCTGCTATTGGTCCTGGCGGTGACCAAGCCGCTCGGGGTCTACATGGCGCGCGTGTTCAACCGCGAGCGGACATTCATGGATCCGGTGTTGCGTCCCCTCGAGCGGCTGCTCTACCGCGTGACGGGCGTGGACGAGGACCACGAGATGCGCTGGACCGAATACGCCGTCGCCATGCTGCTGTTCAGCCTGGTGTCGATGGTGGTGCTGTATCTGATGCAGCGGCTTCAGGGCTATCTGCCGTTTAACCCGCAGAAAATGGGCGCGGTCTCACCTCCAGCCCTGGCATTCAACACCGCTGCGTCGTTCACCACCAACACCAATTGGCAGAACTACGGTGGCGAAAGCACCATGAGCTACTTCACCCAAATGGCCGGCCTCGCCTACCACAACTTCATCTCGGCGGCGGTGGGCATTGCGCTGGCCATTGCCTTCATTCGCGGCGTCGCGCGCCGCCAGATGGAGACGATCGGCAATTTCTGGGTGGACATGGTCCGCAGTTGCCTGTGGGTGCTGCTGCCGTTCTGCATCGTGGGCGCGCTGGTCCTGGTTTCGCAGGGCGTGGTTCAGAACCTGAAGCCCTACGACACGGTCAAGCTGGTTGAACCGCAACAGGTGCAGAAGCTGGACGCGAATGCAAAGCCGGTGCTCGGCCCGGACGGCAAGCCCGTCATGGATGTGGTCACAGAGCAAACCATCGCCCAGGGGCCCGTTGCTTCGCAGGAAATCATCAAGGAACTCGGCACCAACGGCGGCGGCTTCTTCAACGCCAACAGTTCGCACCCGTTTGAGAATCCGACACCCCTGTCCAACCTGATTGAGTTGGTGTCTATTTTCGCCATCGGCTCCGGATTGACTTACACACTCGGGCGGATGACAGGATCGCCGCGCCATGGGTGGGCGGTGTGGGCCGCGATGGCGATTTTGTTTGTGGCGGGCGTGACCGTGGCGTACTGGGCTGAGGCGCGGGGCAATCCGCTGTATCCCGCAGCCGTAGCTCAACACGCCAACTCGTCACAGCCCGGCGGAAACATGGAAGGCAAAGACGTTCGCTTCGGAATTGCCAACACCGCCCTGTGGGCGACGGTTACGACCGACGCAAGCTGCGGTGCGATCAACGGTTGGCACGATTCCTTTACCCCCCTGGGTGGCATGGTGCCGCTGGTCAACATCATGTTGAGCGAAGTCATCTTCGGCGGGGTGGGCGCCGGCATGTACGGCATGCTCATCTACATTGTGCTCGCCGTATTCATTGCCGGACTAATGGTCGGGCGAACGCCGGAGTACCTGGGCAAGAAAATCGAAGGTTACGACGTGAAGATGGCCATGCTCGTGGTGCTGGTGTTCCCGCTGGTGATCCTGGTGTTCACGGCGATTTCGGCGGTGAAGCCGTTCGGCACTTCAAGCATCCTGAATGCCGGGCCGCATGGACTGTCTGAGATCCTCTACTCATTCACATCGCAGGCCGGAAACAACGGCTCCGCGTTCGCGGGACTCACCACCAATACCCTTTGGTACAACACCGCGGGCGCGTTCACCATGTTGATTGGGCGCTTCCTGATGATCATCCCCATGCTGGCAATCGCCGGCAACCTGGCGCGCAAGAAATACGTGCCGCCTTCCCTGGGCACGTTCCCGGTGACGACGCCGCTGTTCACCGTACTGCTGATCGGCGTGATCCTGATCGTCGGAGCGCTCACGTTTTTCCCGGCTCTGAGCCTGGGCCCGATTCTGGAGCACCTGCTGATGGGCGCCGGCAAGACTTTCTGA